The sequence below is a genomic window from Proteus vulgaris.
TATTCTCGCATTGGTCGTCGCCGTCCACTTTATAGCACTGGGCTAGGTAAAATTATGCTTGCTTGGCTTCCAGAAACGGAAATTCGCGCTATTTTGGCTAATGTGACTTTTGAACCTTTTACAAAATACACACTGAAAGATATCGATGCTTTACTTGTTGAATTAGAACAAGTTCGCAAACAAGGTTACGCAGAAGATAAAGAAGAAATGGAACATGGCTTACGTTGTTTTGCTGTGCCTATTTATAGCCGTATGGGCAGAATTATTGCCGGCCTTTCTTTATCTCTACCTTTAATTCGTTTCCAAGAAGAGAATAAAGTTGCGTTAATCGCGCAATTACATGAAGCAGCAGCAAATATTTCTGCTGGATTAGGTTTCCACGACTACCCTTTTAGCTACACAGACACCAATGTCTTGGCTGAAAACATTTAAAAATCAAACCTAACTCTTTGTTTATAATGAAAATCCATTAATAATATATTAATGGATTTTTTTATTCTTCTTTGTCATAACGAACCCTGTAATTTCGCTTTATAGAGTTTAAAAATAGTTCGGCTATTCACAACCAAGAAAAGGCTTTCTTGTACTATTCCACCAATTGAACCTGCCCAAATATTATGCGTTAACCAACATAACGTACTGGTTAACATACACAATCTAAGCACAATACCGTTAAAGCGAAATAGTGCATAGGTTGTTAATGTCGTCGCGAATAACGTTAAGAATTGTATTGGATGGATGATTTTTGGGATCACTAAAAACCATGCTAAAGCAATAAAGATCAACATGATCCCAATATTACGCGAATAGCCCGATACCCAATTTCGGATTGCACAAAGTAAACAGTTAATAGCTCCGACTGTTGAGCCTATCAAAAAGAAATGAATAGACATCAAAAGGCCATTGAGCGTGAGCTGAAATCTCAGTTTGCTATCTTGTCGTTGCATAAAGGCAGTTGCACCAATAAGGCACCCCAGAACACCAATACCTTGGGCAAACCAATAATTTTCAAAAAACATGCAACCCCCTTATCACAGCTCAACGAAAAAAGGCGCCTTTGGGCGCCTTCTTCAACAATAGCGTATTAACGCGCTAGCCAACCACCGTCAACTGCGATGGTATAACCATTAACATAATCAGAAGCCGAAGATGCTAAGAAAACAACAGGCCCCATCATGTCACTTGGAACGCCCCAACGCTCAGCCGGAATACGCTCTAAAATAGCCGCATTACGCTCTTCATCAGCACGTAGAGCCGCAGTGTTATTTGTTGCCATATAGCCCGGAGCGATAGCATTCACGTTAATGCCTTTACTTGCCCATTCGTTTGCTAACAAACGGGTTACGCCCATAACGCCACTTTTAGATGCGGTATAAGACGGCACACGTATGCCACCTTGGAATGAGAGCATTGATGCGATATTAATAATTTTACCGCCAGTGCCTTGAGCGATAAATTTTCTAGCCACCGCTTGAGACATGAAAAAGAGACTTTTAATATTGAGATCCATAACATCATCCCAATCTTTTTCTGTAAAATTAATCGCATCTTCCCGACGAATGATACCGGCATTGTTGACTAAAATATCAACATGTCCGAAATGAGCGACGGCTTTATCCACCAGCCCCGGCAACTCATTTGTTTTACTCACATCAGCTTGTAAACTTAAAAAACGACGACCAAGTGCTTCTACTTCAGCGATAGTCTCTGTCGGTTCAACAAGGTTGATCCCCACAATATCGCAACCAGCTTGAGCAAGCCCCAATGCCATACCTTGGCCTAAACCTGTATTACAGCCAGTTACAATGGCGACTTTACCTTTCAGATCAAATGCATTCAGGATCATACTATTACCTCGAATATAGGAAATATGTACCACCAATTCATATACTTGGTGGCTACTTTATTATGAGTAATACATTTATCTGATTAGCGCAGATCGCGAACCGCAACGTGGTCCATATCGCTAAAGACCTGATTCTCACCCACCATACCCCAAATAAAGGTATAAGCTTGTGTTCCAACACCTGCGTGAATAGACCAACTTGGTGAAATAATGGCTTGCTCGTTGTGAACTAATAAATGGCGGGTTTCATCTGGTTTACCCATCATATGGAATACCGCTGCATCTTCTTTCATATTGAAATAGAAATAGACTTCCATACGGCGTTCATGTGTATGGCAAGGCATGGTATTCCAAAGACTTCCTTCCTCTAGCTGGGTCATACCCATTACTAATTGGCAGGTCGGTAATACGTTAGGAACTAAGTATTTATAAATAGTACGGCGATTACTGGTGCTTGCATCCCCTAATGTTTCAGGAGAAGCCTGATCTTGTGTGATTTTACGTGTTGGATAAGTGGTATGTGCGGGTGCGCTGTTATAATAGAATTTAGCTGGATGAGCGGAGTCAACGCTCTTAAAGCTGACATCGCGAGCGCCTTTTCCTACATAAAGGGCTTCCGCTTTACCCACTTCATAATTTGTGCCATCAACCGTAATCACACCTGCGCCACCAATATTAATAAGGCCTAATTCACGGCGCTCTAGGAAGTAGGTGACACCAAAAGACTTACCTAACTCATTAGAAAAAGTAAGTGTAGAGTCCACCGGCATAATTCCGCCAAATACAATTCGATCAATATGACTATAAGTCATCGTCAGTTTATTAGGGCTAAAAACTTCTTCTATCAGAAACTCGCGGCGCAGGCCTTCTGTATCTAGTTGTTTGGCATGGTCGCTATGAATGCTTTGACGAGTTTGCATAATGAACCTCAATTCCTAGCCTTGATAGGCATTAATGATAATGTGTGAAAATGCATCACTTTTATAGGGACACGATATCAATAAAAAACACAACCATCAATAAAAATATAAAACATTGTTTTATTTTTTTGAACATATCGTTCTTTTTATAGGAAAAGGCATTTTTTTACCTCTTAAATAAAAAAGAGCCACTCAATAGAGTGGCTCCTGATATAACTGATAAAGACTTATTTATGGATACTTGATGACTTTATTTATAGCTCTGTTTAATTTCTTTAGAAATCGCTAATCCACGTTTCGCTTCTTTCTCAGCAAGTTCAACGGATAAACCGATATAAGAACGAGGATCAAGCATTGCCTTAATTTCATCAGCATTAAAGGCCGCAGTAATAGTTTCATTCTTCATCAGGTTAGTATAAAAATCTTCACCGTCTGCAGCCGTTTTAATGGCTTCTTCATATAACAGTGAATGCGCTTTATCTTTACCTAATTTTTCTGCCATTTTCATCATAACGTATTCGGTATTATCTAAACCCTTATTTCTCATCACGTTATGTAGCATTCTCTCTTCATGAGGAACGATGGTTCTTGAAAGCTCTTCCGTTCTTAATAAGATTTCTGTTGTTAATTCTAATGCTTCTTCAATTAAGCCATCGAATAACATATAAGAACTGCTGTCACCTTCATAAGGTCTTACCGCAGAGTACATACCAACATTAGGTAACGAGTACAGTTTCTGTGAGTTAGCAATAATACCTTTCGCCAATTTTGGATTAATTTTATGAGGCATCGTGCTACTACCCACAGTGCCTTTTGTAAACCCTTCAGAAACCTCAGCAATTTCCTCTAATGTGGTGCTATAAACTTCTTCACCAATTTTATGGCAGATATTTGCCATCAGTGCCAAGTTCATCATGTACTCTAATTTATGCGTACTTAGGTTACGTGATGGGACTTCCATTGCTTGCATACCCACTAATTCAGCAACGCGTTTTTGTACTTTCATTCCCACTTCAGGCATTGAGTTAAAAGCACCTACTGCGCCACCCATCATAATGGTGAATACACGTTTCTCACTCTCTTTCATGCGCTGGTAGCAATCAATAAAATCGCTGATCCACACTGAAACTTTATATCCGTAAGTAATAGGAATAGCATGACGACCGTGTGTTCTACCTGCCATTACCATATGTTTTGTTTTTTCAGCGAGATTTGACAAGTTTTCAATAATTTCGCTCAACAATAACATGAACTTATCGTGTACTGTTTTCATCATATACAGCTGTGAACTTTGCTGTATGTTTTGCGTAGTAATGCCGTAATGCACATATTTACCGCTCTCTTCAGAGCATGCATTCACCAGTACTTTTAAGAAAGGCACAAAGCCATGACCGATTTTTTGATAAATACGGTTCATCTCTTCGAAATCGATATTCTCAATAATCGCCTTTTCTTTAATTTCATCAGCGGCAGACTGTGGAATAAAACCGTGTTCAGCTTGTGCTTGCGCTAACATTGCTTCAAACATCAACCAAGTTGAATATTTAGCTTCATTGGACAGCAGATTTTTTATACCGCGATCGTCGATTGTTTTACTTTTAGAATCGTATAACGCTCTCATCATGTATCCTTTTATTTCTTCATTGCTTCATCAACAGCATTGCGAACAAATTCGACTTTAGGGCCATAAACGACATGGACATGGTTTGCTGCCGGAAAGAAGAATGCTGTACATCCAGACTCCAACATTAATTCTTTATCTATTTGATTAACTTCATTAATGTCGATACGTAGTCGTGTAATACAGTTATCAACATTACGAATATTTTGTTTGCCACCTAACGCTTGGATTAAAATCTCTGCAATTTCGCCATAACGCTTTTCTTTGA
It includes:
- the kdgR gene encoding DNA-binding transcriptional regulator KdgR gives rise to the protein MSEIENTPDSVSSVLKVFAILQALGEEKVIGVTELSLRIMMSKSTVYRFLQTMKTLGYVSQEGETDKYSLNLKLFELGAKALENQDLIKLADEQMYRLGKLTKETLHLGTLDEDSIVYLHKIDSEYNLQMYSRIGRRRPLYSTGLGKIMLAWLPETEIRAILANVTFEPFTKYTLKDIDALLVELEQVRKQGYAEDKEEMEHGLRCFAVPIYSRMGRIIAGLSLSLPLIRFQEENKVALIAQLHEAAANISAGLGFHDYPFSYTDTNVLAENI
- a CDS encoding YgjV family protein; this encodes MFFENYWFAQGIGVLGCLIGATAFMQRQDSKLRFQLTLNGLLMSIHFFLIGSTVGAINCLLCAIRNWVSGYSRNIGIMLIFIALAWFLVIPKIIHPIQFLTLFATTLTTYALFRFNGIVLRLCMLTSTLCWLTHNIWAGSIGGIVQESLFLVVNSRTIFKLYKAKLQGSL
- the kduD gene encoding 2-dehydro-3-deoxy-D-gluconate 5-dehydrogenase KduD, which encodes MILNAFDLKGKVAIVTGCNTGLGQGMALGLAQAGCDIVGINLVEPTETIAEVEALGRRFLSLQADVSKTNELPGLVDKAVAHFGHVDILVNNAGIIRREDAINFTEKDWDDVMDLNIKSLFFMSQAVARKFIAQGTGGKIINIASMLSFQGGIRVPSYTASKSGVMGVTRLLANEWASKGINVNAIAPGYMATNNTAALRADEERNAAILERIPAERWGVPSDMMGPVVFLASSASDYVNGYTIAVDGGWLAR
- the kduI gene encoding 5-dehydro-4-deoxy-D-glucuronate isomerase; the protein is MQTRQSIHSDHAKQLDTEGLRREFLIEEVFSPNKLTMTYSHIDRIVFGGIMPVDSTLTFSNELGKSFGVTYFLERRELGLINIGGAGVITVDGTNYEVGKAEALYVGKGARDVSFKSVDSAHPAKFYYNSAPAHTTYPTRKITQDQASPETLGDASTSNRRTIYKYLVPNVLPTCQLVMGMTQLEEGSLWNTMPCHTHERRMEVYFYFNMKEDAAVFHMMGKPDETRHLLVHNEQAIISPSWSIHAGVGTQAYTFIWGMVGENQVFSDMDHVAVRDLR
- a CDS encoding class-II fumarase/aspartase family protein, with amino-acid sequence MRALYDSKSKTIDDRGIKNLLSNEAKYSTWLMFEAMLAQAQAEHGFIPQSAADEIKEKAIIENIDFEEMNRIYQKIGHGFVPFLKVLVNACSEESGKYVHYGITTQNIQQSSQLYMMKTVHDKFMLLLSEIIENLSNLAEKTKHMVMAGRTHGRHAIPITYGYKVSVWISDFIDCYQRMKESEKRVFTIMMGGAVGAFNSMPEVGMKVQKRVAELVGMQAMEVPSRNLSTHKLEYMMNLALMANICHKIGEEVYSTTLEEIAEVSEGFTKGTVGSSTMPHKINPKLAKGIIANSQKLYSLPNVGMYSAVRPYEGDSSSYMLFDGLIEEALELTTEILLRTEELSRTIVPHEERMLHNVMRNKGLDNTEYVMMKMAEKLGKDKAHSLLYEEAIKTAADGEDFYTNLMKNETITAAFNADEIKAMLDPRSYIGLSVELAEKEAKRGLAISKEIKQSYK